The following proteins come from a genomic window of Heyndrickxia acidicola:
- the hxlA gene encoding 3-hexulose-6-phosphate synthase, with protein MKIQLALDRLTIEEAIAIAEKAEQEIDWIEIGTSLIKEFGVKSIKEMKKRFPNKFIVADIKTFDNAKYEFEMCFQAGADIATVMGAAPAVTLDVCVETAERFGKKVMIDLLNTLEENLKYIEQFDNVVVCKHISKDQQEHGGKAQWVSLSVSGHQEVAAAGGIGIDTLAELKKLNPDVLIVGSAISKAEDPKKAAREIRKAWEALS; from the coding sequence GTGAAAATACAATTGGCACTCGATCGTTTAACTATTGAAGAAGCAATAGCTATTGCTGAAAAGGCCGAGCAGGAAATTGATTGGATTGAGATAGGAACCTCTTTAATAAAAGAGTTTGGCGTTAAAAGCATTAAGGAAATGAAAAAGCGTTTTCCAAATAAGTTCATTGTTGCCGATATTAAAACGTTTGATAATGCCAAATACGAATTTGAAATGTGTTTTCAAGCTGGAGCTGATATTGCAACGGTTATGGGGGCTGCACCAGCCGTAACGCTGGATGTCTGTGTCGAAACAGCAGAGCGTTTTGGAAAAAAAGTAATGATCGATTTATTGAATACACTAGAGGAAAATCTGAAATACATTGAGCAGTTTGACAATGTAGTAGTGTGCAAGCATATCAGCAAGGACCAACAGGAGCATGGAGGAAAAGCTCAATGGGTTTCACTATCTGTATCGGGGCATCAGGAAGTAGCGGCTGCTGGCGGGATAGGGATTGATACACTGGCTGAATTAAAAAAGCTGAATCCGGATGTCCTTATTGTAGGGTCCGCTATTTCAAAAGCAGAGGATCCTAAAAAAGCAGCACGGGAAATTAGAAAAGCATGGGAGGCATTGTCATGA
- a CDS encoding MFS transporter, whose amino-acid sequence MKQKNTAAKKRFFYLIPIAFITYSLAYFDRANYSFGAAGGMAGDLHITTGVASFLSALFFLGYFFFQVPGAHYAENKSAKRLVFWSLLFWGALASATGLVHNVAWLYPIRFFLGVVESAVMPSMLVFLSHWFLKRERSRANTFLILGNPVTVLWMSIVSGYLLKAFNWRGMFLIEGLPAIIWAFVWLKLVNDRPKDAKWLTNQEKQDLENAMKEEQEGFSRMTSYKEAFRSKTVILLSIQYFAWSIGVYGFVMWLPSIIKSSSTLSIVQTGWLSAVPYVLATLGMLLVSYFSDKTMNRKTFVWVSLLIGTVAFFASYVVGTSNFWLSFVLLAIAGGAMYAPYGPFFAIIPELLPKKVAGGANALINSMGALGSFVGAYVVGYLNGVTGSATASYIFMAGALLVSVILTMAVRTQKKSLLTKTDYVKEEVAVK is encoded by the coding sequence ATGAAACAAAAAAATACAGCAGCAAAAAAGCGTTTTTTCTATTTGATACCGATTGCGTTTATTACTTATAGTCTTGCATACTTTGATCGAGCAAACTACAGCTTCGGTGCAGCCGGAGGAATGGCTGGAGACCTGCATATCACTACAGGTGTTGCCTCTTTTCTATCTGCTTTGTTTTTTCTTGGATACTTCTTTTTTCAGGTACCAGGCGCTCACTATGCTGAAAATAAAAGTGCCAAGAGGTTAGTATTTTGGAGCCTGCTTTTTTGGGGGGCTTTAGCATCTGCTACAGGTCTTGTGCACAACGTAGCTTGGCTTTATCCTATCCGGTTTTTCCTTGGAGTGGTTGAAAGCGCTGTAATGCCTTCGATGCTTGTTTTCTTAAGCCATTGGTTTTTAAAAAGGGAAAGGTCTCGTGCCAACACCTTTTTAATACTTGGGAATCCCGTAACGGTATTGTGGATGTCCATAGTTTCAGGCTATTTATTGAAAGCGTTTAATTGGAGAGGGATGTTTTTAATTGAAGGCCTGCCTGCCATCATTTGGGCTTTCGTATGGCTGAAACTCGTTAATGACAGGCCTAAGGATGCCAAGTGGCTGACCAATCAGGAAAAGCAAGACCTTGAAAATGCTATGAAGGAAGAGCAAGAAGGCTTTAGCCGAATGACCAGCTATAAGGAAGCATTTCGTTCAAAAACGGTTATTTTACTCTCTATTCAATATTTTGCATGGAGCATTGGGGTCTATGGTTTCGTAATGTGGCTTCCATCCATTATTAAAAGCAGTTCAACCCTCAGTATAGTACAAACAGGCTGGCTATCCGCCGTTCCTTATGTACTTGCAACATTGGGAATGCTCTTGGTTTCCTATTTCTCTGATAAAACGATGAATCGAAAAACTTTTGTTTGGGTTTCCCTTTTAATTGGTACGGTGGCATTCTTCGCATCCTACGTGGTCGGGACTTCGAACTTTTGGCTTTCATTTGTTTTATTAGCCATAGCAGGCGGTGCTATGTATGCTCCGTATGGTCCGTTTTTTGCTATTATTCCCGAACTACTTCCTAAAAAAGTGGCAGGTGGAGCGAATGCCCTAATCAATAGTATGGGAGCACTCGGTTCGTTTGTAGGTGCATATGTAGTTGGCTATTTGAATGGTGTGACGGGCAGTGCGACTGCAAGCTATATCTTTATGGCAGGGGCTCTTTTGGTTTCTGTAATCTTGACAATGGCAGTCCGTACACAAAAAAAGTCCTTACTAACTAAAACGGATTACGTAAAAGAAGAGGTGGCTGTCAAGTGA
- a CDS encoding sugar kinase: MKQFDMLTFGEAMGMFMANTKGNLSKVKEFTKELAGAETNVSIGMARLGFNVAWLSKVGIDPIGTYIIEELQKEKVNISLIKRDSEKLTGFQLKEKVEAGDPFVQYYRSFSAANQMSCEDFPELAQITARHYHMTGIPLALSNPVRELAEHILKKAKTEGKTISFDPNLRPSLWKNEKEMISVIQSFACRADWLFPGISEGALLTGFQEPKDIAAYYLDKGVGLVVIKLGKEGAYVATQQENGIVPGIKVERVADTVGAGDGFAVGVISGLFDGLSYFEAVQRANAIGALAVMSAGDKEGLPTRTELEQFMKRGAVV, translated from the coding sequence ATGAAACAGTTTGACATGCTGACATTTGGCGAAGCCATGGGCATGTTCATGGCCAATACTAAGGGAAATCTATCAAAAGTAAAGGAATTCACAAAAGAACTGGCCGGGGCTGAAACGAATGTTTCCATCGGTATGGCAAGACTGGGATTTAATGTAGCCTGGCTGAGTAAAGTGGGCATCGATCCAATTGGTACCTATATCATAGAAGAGCTGCAAAAAGAAAAAGTGAACATTTCTCTTATTAAAAGAGACAGCGAAAAACTGACAGGCTTCCAGCTGAAGGAGAAAGTGGAGGCTGGTGATCCCTTTGTTCAGTATTACAGAAGCTTTTCAGCAGCCAATCAAATGTCCTGCGAGGACTTTCCGGAACTGGCTCAAATAACGGCACGCCATTATCATATGACAGGCATTCCTCTTGCGCTTTCAAATCCTGTCAGAGAGCTTGCTGAGCATATTTTAAAGAAAGCCAAAACAGAAGGGAAGACCATTTCTTTCGATCCTAATTTGCGCCCATCCCTTTGGAAAAATGAGAAAGAAATGATCTCAGTCATCCAATCCTTTGCATGCCGTGCCGATTGGCTGTTCCCTGGTATCTCAGAAGGAGCATTGCTGACAGGATTCCAGGAACCGAAGGATATTGCCGCTTACTATTTAGATAAGGGAGTAGGGCTTGTAGTAATAAAATTAGGCAAAGAGGGAGCCTATGTGGCGACACAGCAAGAAAATGGGATCGTTCCCGGTATAAAAGTGGAGAGAGTGGCAGATACGGTCGGAGCCGGAGATGGGTTTGCCGTTGGTGTAATCAGCGGTTTGTTTGATGGTTTATCTTATTTTGAAGCCGTTCAAAGGGCAAATGCCATTGGGGCTCTGGCTGTAATGTCTGCAGGGGACAAGGAAGGACTTCCAACCAGAACAGAACTTGAACAATTTATGAAAAGGGGTGCAGTGGTATGA
- a CDS encoding sugar phosphate isomerase/epimerase family protein, with translation MVDVLITMNSFTAAEVSQEGYQSLFKMIKAAGFSGVEIRRELLKEELPSVSDIKTMLNDIGLVGYYSCPIPLFNLNGGLNTEQIKQALLEGQCLDAKLIKFSLGHYTPDSCMEDLRVLTETAIGRYCITVENDQTQEGGKVERLAAFFERCEKEAISIYFTCDIGNWLYVKEDPSAAIEKMKAHTKYIHIKEVVQAEDGFTTVAISPHTNFKWKRLQEGHSNATPIAVEFPVDTRSLKDYYSMITEGGAHYETV, from the coding sequence GTGGTTGATGTTTTGATTACGATGAACTCCTTCACTGCTGCTGAAGTCAGTCAGGAGGGCTACCAGAGCCTTTTTAAAATGATTAAAGCGGCCGGGTTTTCAGGAGTGGAAATACGCCGAGAACTGCTAAAAGAAGAGCTTCCTTCCGTTTCAGATATTAAAACGATGCTGAATGATATAGGATTAGTGGGATATTATTCATGCCCCATTCCCTTATTTAATTTAAATGGAGGGTTAAATACAGAGCAAATTAAGCAGGCTTTACTTGAGGGGCAATGCTTGGACGCGAAACTCATTAAGTTTTCCCTGGGCCATTATACTCCTGACAGCTGTATGGAGGATTTAAGGGTGCTTACAGAAACAGCAATCGGGCGATACTGTATAACCGTTGAAAATGATCAGACACAAGAAGGTGGAAAAGTCGAAAGGCTTGCGGCATTCTTTGAGCGCTGCGAGAAGGAAGCTATTTCTATATACTTTACGTGTGATATTGGAAACTGGCTGTACGTAAAGGAGGATCCATCAGCTGCAATCGAGAAAATGAAAGCGCACACAAAGTATATTCATATAAAAGAAGTCGTTCAAGCAGAAGACGGCTTCACAACGGTTGCGATTTCTCCTCATACAAATTTTAAATGGAAACGGCTGCAGGAGGGGCATTCAAATGCAACGCCGATTGCAGTGGAATTTCCTGTTGATACTCGCAGCTTGAAAGACTATTATTCTATGATTACTGAAGGAGGAGCCCATTATGAAACAGTTTGA
- a CDS encoding LacI family DNA-binding transcriptional regulator, which translates to MEKKEPIKITIYDVAKAAGVSKSTVSRYLSGRFHELSENTKRKIQEVIEQLNYKPNHMARGLKGNKSFLIGAIVADITNPYTTAILRGAEDVCKENGYALLICNTDNNPQKEKEYISMLQAHRIDGLIIQTTGGTNPFLEELFNDGNTPIVLVDRKVPELSFDLVGIDNQQATYKAVSYLQSQHYERIAWFTEPVTDISVRKERFHAFQEALKLTDVHHPSLEDIYVADLKKDDELEMCLENFLGKTQSQSRAIFCANSVILLKVILALQSKGMRVPEDVALIGFDNPEWASAVYSGITTIEQPTSEIGKSCAELIIKRINGTPMLPQTLSYHASLIKRGSTPSVKKHFHKEE; encoded by the coding sequence ATGGAAAAAAAAGAACCAATCAAAATTACAATTTATGATGTTGCAAAGGCTGCCGGGGTATCCAAATCAACTGTTTCCCGGTACTTAAGCGGCCGTTTTCATGAATTATCGGAAAATACGAAGAGAAAAATTCAGGAAGTCATTGAACAATTAAATTATAAGCCTAATCACATGGCCAGAGGATTGAAGGGGAATAAAAGCTTTCTCATTGGTGCGATTGTAGCAGACATTACAAATCCTTATACAACCGCCATTCTTAGAGGGGCTGAGGATGTCTGTAAAGAGAATGGCTATGCTCTTTTAATATGTAACACAGACAACAATCCGCAGAAGGAAAAGGAATACATTTCTATGCTGCAGGCGCACCGGATTGACGGGCTTATTATTCAAACAACTGGCGGAACCAATCCATTCCTTGAAGAGCTTTTTAATGATGGGAATACACCGATTGTTCTCGTAGATAGAAAGGTTCCGGAGCTTTCGTTTGATCTAGTTGGAATTGATAATCAACAGGCGACATACAAGGCAGTATCCTATTTGCAATCACAACATTACGAACGGATTGCATGGTTTACTGAACCAGTTACTGATATTAGCGTGCGTAAAGAAAGATTTCATGCTTTCCAGGAAGCGTTAAAGCTTACAGATGTCCACCATCCAAGCCTTGAGGATATCTATGTGGCAGACTTGAAGAAGGATGATGAGCTGGAGATGTGTCTTGAGAATTTCCTCGGGAAAACGCAGTCTCAGTCGAGAGCCATATTCTGTGCAAATAGTGTCATTTTATTAAAAGTTATTTTGGCGCTGCAAAGCAAAGGGATGAGGGTTCCGGAGGATGTAGCGCTCATCGGATTTGATAATCCGGAGTGGGCAAGCGCAGTTTACTCAGGTATTACAACAATTGAACAGCCTACCAGTGAGATTGGAAAGTCCTGTGCAGAATTGATAATAAAACGTATTAATGGCACACCAATGCTGCCTCAAACGTTATCTTATCATGCAAGTTTGATAAAAAGGGGTTCAACCCCATCCGTTAAAAAACACTTTCATAAAGAGGAATAA
- a CDS encoding FAD-binding oxidoreductase, producing MNKMHGTWISELKNLLQEDQVTVNPTVLEQHSKDESYHIPHLPDVVVFPKDAEEVREIMRFAYKYEIPVTPFGLGSSLEGHVIPYQGGISLDFQLMNQILEVRPDDFLVRVQPGVTRTQLNKELKKYGLFFSVDPGADATLGGMAATNASGTTSVRYGIMRDQVRDLEVVLSDGRMIHTGSMTAKSSSGLYITGLFTGSEGTLGVFTELTLKVHGIPEVTTAARAVFPSTEAAVRTAVDILSAGIQVARIELVDDRSIKQVNLYNQTDYLVKPTLFIEFHGNEAGVKHDVSFAESIAAENLCEEFLFEADSKAIAKLWEVRHNLAYAFAHKSPGKKMMVTDVCVPISELVGAIKDARLAIEKTGLDGALLGHVGDGNYHAIIMINLSDSEEVKKAKELNAHLVDYALSRGGSCTGEHGVGIGKAVYQRKEHGDALDIMLDIKKILDPKGILNPGKIFKG from the coding sequence ATGAATAAGATGCATGGAACATGGATAAGTGAATTAAAGAATCTTTTGCAGGAAGACCAGGTAACGGTCAATCCTACAGTGCTGGAACAGCATAGCAAGGATGAATCCTATCATATACCGCATTTGCCGGATGTTGTTGTATTTCCAAAGGATGCTGAGGAAGTTCGAGAAATTATGCGATTTGCCTATAAGTATGAAATACCTGTGACACCATTTGGGCTGGGATCAAGCCTCGAAGGACATGTAATTCCGTATCAAGGTGGTATTTCACTTGATTTTCAATTAATGAATCAGATTTTGGAAGTCCGGCCGGATGATTTTCTGGTACGTGTGCAGCCAGGTGTTACGCGGACTCAATTAAATAAAGAGCTAAAAAAATATGGTCTTTTCTTTAGCGTAGATCCTGGTGCGGATGCTACTCTCGGAGGTATGGCTGCAACAAATGCGAGTGGTACTACATCTGTCAGATATGGCATTATGCGTGATCAGGTTCGAGATTTAGAGGTCGTCCTGTCAGATGGCCGGATGATTCATACAGGAAGCATGACGGCTAAGTCATCTTCCGGATTGTATATTACCGGCTTATTTACTGGTTCTGAAGGGACATTGGGTGTATTCACCGAATTAACCCTGAAAGTTCATGGAATACCTGAGGTGACAACGGCTGCGCGGGCTGTTTTTCCAAGTACAGAGGCCGCAGTCCGTACGGCAGTAGATATTCTGTCAGCCGGCATTCAAGTAGCAAGAATTGAATTAGTGGACGACCGTTCAATTAAGCAGGTCAATCTCTACAATCAAACAGATTATCTCGTTAAGCCTACATTATTTATTGAATTTCACGGCAATGAGGCTGGCGTAAAGCATGATGTAAGCTTTGCCGAATCAATTGCAGCAGAAAATCTTTGTGAGGAATTCTTGTTTGAAGCAGATTCAAAGGCTATTGCAAAGCTGTGGGAAGTCCGCCACAATTTAGCCTATGCTTTTGCCCATAAGTCCCCAGGTAAAAAAATGATGGTTACGGATGTATGCGTCCCTATTTCAGAGCTAGTGGGCGCGATAAAGGATGCACGATTGGCGATTGAAAAAACGGGTCTTGATGGCGCATTGCTTGGACACGTAGGTGATGGAAATTACCATGCGATTATTATGATTAACCTAAGCGATTCAGAAGAGGTGAAAAAAGCAAAAGAACTGAACGCCCATTTAGTCGATTATGCTTTAAGCCGCGGAGGTTCATGCACAGGCGAACATGGTGTAGGAATCGGAAAGGCTGTATACCAGCGAAAGGAACATGGAGACGCACTGGATATCATGCTGGACATTAAAAAAATACTGGATCCCAAAGGAATATTGAATCCAGGGAAAATATTCAAAGGATAG
- a CDS encoding acyl-CoA thioesterase yields MEAKKAKESRIINTAQVLSCDLNNYNTLFGGVLMKKLDDAATLSARRHSRVKECVTASTDSIDFLCPIHQTDSVCVESFVSYTGRTSMEIFCKVIAEDIDTGERRVAATAFLTFVALDENKRPIEVPNVIPETEEEIFIYNTAKDRAEVRKMRREKSKELANYISLKKPWDL; encoded by the coding sequence ATGGAAGCGAAAAAAGCGAAAGAAAGCAGAATTATTAATACCGCACAAGTGCTGTCTTGTGATTTAAATAATTATAATACTCTATTTGGCGGAGTTTTAATGAAGAAACTGGATGATGCTGCAACCCTTTCAGCACGCAGACATTCACGTGTAAAAGAGTGTGTGACAGCTTCAACCGATTCTATCGATTTTCTTTGCCCAATTCATCAAACAGATTCTGTTTGCGTGGAATCTTTCGTCAGCTATACAGGAAGAACCTCTATGGAAATCTTCTGTAAGGTTATTGCAGAGGACATTGATACAGGTGAACGCCGAGTTGCTGCTACTGCCTTTTTAACCTTTGTAGCACTTGATGAAAATAAAAGACCCATTGAAGTCCCGAACGTGATTCCAGAAACCGAAGAAGAAATCTTTATCTATAATACAGCCAAGGACCGTGCCGAAGTACGTAAGATGAGAAGAGAAAAAAGTAAGGAATTAGCAAATTATATCTCCCTAAAAAAACCTTGGGATCTGTAA
- a CDS encoding NAD(P)H-dependent oxidoreductase, which translates to MKICIVYDSEGEHTKELARSIAEGAKSVPGAEVFFQHVDEADVYALPEMDAIIWGCPGHFGTISSGLKNWIDKLGYLWAQGKLINKIGAVFCTTATTHGGLEATLLNLITPMLHQGMILVGLPGNIPENALYGSYYGVGVTCPIESKEIISHEGLQLGRALGKRVAQVTGSFLNGDGKQ; encoded by the coding sequence ATGAAGATTTGTATTGTATATGATAGTGAAGGCGAACATACAAAAGAGTTAGCACGCTCGATTGCAGAGGGTGCCAAATCAGTCCCAGGGGCAGAAGTATTTTTTCAGCATGTTGATGAGGCGGATGTATATGCCCTTCCAGAAATGGATGCGATTATTTGGGGGTGTCCAGGACATTTTGGTACCATTAGCTCAGGATTGAAGAATTGGATAGATAAGCTGGGATATTTATGGGCACAGGGAAAACTAATCAATAAAATAGGAGCCGTTTTTTGTACCACTGCTACTACACACGGCGGTTTGGAGGCAACTCTTTTAAACCTGATTACACCCATGCTTCATCAAGGAATGATACTGGTAGGCCTTCCAGGAAATATTCCGGAAAATGCTTTATATGGATCCTATTACGGAGTAGGTGTTACCTGTCCAATTGAAAGCAAGGAAATCATTTCGCATGAAGGACTTCAGCTTGGAAGAGCCTTAGGAAAAAGGGTGGCACAGGTGACTGGATCCTTTTTAAATGGAGATGGCAAACAATGA
- a CDS encoding efflux RND transporter periplasmic adaptor subunit has product MNSRLLITNIIGFVVVAALVVMGIYFYYQNENYVKTDDAVVSADMMQIVSPSSGVLSKWNVSEGDNVSDNTNVGNVASGKGSSTSITARMAGKIIKNEAKTNQTVQAGQVLAQEADMDHLYIVANIKENDLKDVKVGNSVDVTVDGDPGTTFDGTVKEIGYATNSVFSVLPDQNSTGNYTKVTQKVPVKISLSQVSDKVLPGMNAEVKISK; this is encoded by the coding sequence ATGAACAGCCGATTACTCATTACGAATATTATAGGCTTTGTGGTCGTTGCCGCATTAGTTGTAATGGGCATTTATTTTTATTACCAGAACGAAAACTATGTGAAAACAGACGATGCAGTGGTTTCCGCTGATATGATGCAAATTGTTTCGCCTTCATCGGGCGTATTATCCAAATGGAATGTATCCGAAGGAGATAATGTTTCAGATAATACGAATGTGGGAAATGTGGCATCGGGCAAAGGCTCTTCCACTTCTATCACTGCAAGAATGGCAGGTAAAATTATTAAAAATGAAGCAAAAACAAACCAAACAGTACAAGCAGGCCAGGTATTGGCGCAAGAAGCTGATATGGACCATCTTTATATCGTTGCAAATATAAAGGAAAATGATTTGAAGGATGTAAAAGTAGGAAACAGTGTGGATGTTACAGTGGATGGCGACCCGGGCACAACGTTTGATGGTACGGTAAAAGAAATTGGCTATGCGACGAACTCAGTATTTTCCGTTTTGCCAGACCAAAACTCCACAGGCAATTATACGAAAGTAACACAAAAAGTGCCGGTGAAAATTTCTCTTAGCCAGGTATCGGACAAAGTGCTTCCTGGTATGAATGCAGAGGTTAAAATTTCAAAATAA